In Chloroflexota bacterium, one DNA window encodes the following:
- a CDS encoding polysaccharide biosynthesis protein, with protein MSQAPSTGWASKKGRGNQKRKVLITGGSGFLGRHLVKKLLDKYEDLEVSAIARSGEGIIRLLSVCPSDRFEPIIGDVRDEEILQFALKDIDTVVHLAAMKYINLCELSPSEAISINVHATTSLLKLFKGNTFISMSTDKAVESSSCYGATKLIVEKMTLAEADKNTNKRFMVVRSGNIFGSTGSVIENWHRQIKRNNEITVSNPEMTRFFINVDELAEYIITILENGESGKIYIPPQRVIQIGDLAQAFIELYGNKTTMMKVVGQFQGEKMHEKLFMPGEDVVTDMMHRTSEQGKKLSLDEIKTWLQRHAADKDF; from the coding sequence ATGTCGCAGGCACCGAGCACTGGCTGGGCAAGTAAAAAAGGACGTGGTAATCAGAAGCGCAAAGTGTTGATTACCGGTGGCAGCGGATTTCTGGGCAGGCATCTGGTGAAAAAGCTGCTGGACAAATATGAAGACCTGGAAGTCAGCGCGATTGCCCGGAGCGGTGAAGGCATCATCAGACTGCTTTCCGTATGTCCCAGCGACAGGTTTGAACCCATTATCGGAGACGTCAGGGACGAGGAAATATTACAGTTTGCCCTGAAAGATATAGATACCGTGGTACATCTGGCAGCGATGAAATACATCAATCTCTGCGAGTTATCCCCGTCTGAAGCCATCTCGATTAACGTCCACGCCACGACAAGCCTGCTCAAATTGTTCAAAGGTAATACCTTTATCAGTATGTCTACCGATAAGGCTGTGGAGTCCTCCAGCTGCTATGGCGCCACCAAGTTAATTGTGGAAAAGATGACGCTGGCTGAGGCTGATAAAAATACCAACAAACGATTTATGGTAGTCAGGTCAGGGAATATTTTCGGCTCTACAGGCAGTGTTATTGAAAATTGGCATCGGCAGATAAAGCGGAACAATGAAATCACGGTATCTAATCCGGAGATGACACGCTTTTTCATTAATGTGGATGAACTCGCTGAATACATTATCACCATCCTGGAGAATGGGGAAAGCGGCAAGATATATATACCGCCACAGAGAGTTATTCAGATAGGGGATTTGGCGCAGGCCTTTATCGAGTTGTACGGAAATAAGACAACGATGATGAAAGTAGTCGGCCAGTTTCAGGGTGAAAAAATGCACGAGAAGCTTTTCATGCCTGGAGAAGACGTGGTTACAGATATGATGCACCGTACCTCCGAGCAGGGGAAGAAACTCAGCCTTGATGAAATTAAGACATGGCTGCAAAGGCACGCCGCTGATAAAGACTTCTAA
- a CDS encoding DegT/DnrJ/EryC1/StrS family aminotransferase, which produces MVSYGSYDIVNRVSPGTLCRAVFNCVKGQNDTYVSRYLCDSEIIDKGKNLAFFNYGRNALYLLFQQKFAGKEIIFPGFICPTVILAAIKAGVKPNLMDVNLEDFNLDINSIPEEELARADALFVNHTFGVPANMDEILKRTRQHPIYLIEDVAQALFARYKNKYVGRFGDAVLISMYKQVPNINGAILISDLNIEKLGHSIISCNELARLFWLTSGPQQYGLNLIRQRRYPSLESAEFQRLPRLRRPSSLSLSLFATMLPALRESVERKRVILGHYQKRASVSKYVIPQRIDVANEPSGFNFSVRLRPEIAHIRDGLLTALRRQGIFMDRLWHDAPVSLPFFRDYFKHDCRNAQLLAKSVINMPVKEGYQESDVNALFDTLEGAIERLIS; this is translated from the coding sequence ATGGTTAGTTACGGTAGCTACGATATCGTTAACCGGGTTTCTCCAGGGACACTCTGCCGTGCGGTATTCAATTGTGTCAAGGGGCAGAATGATACCTATGTCAGCCGATATCTCTGTGATTCTGAAATTATAGATAAGGGGAAAAACCTTGCCTTTTTCAATTACGGTCGCAATGCCCTATATCTCCTATTTCAACAAAAATTTGCCGGAAAGGAAATCATCTTTCCTGGCTTTATCTGCCCAACGGTTATTCTGGCTGCCATCAAGGCCGGCGTGAAACCTAACTTGATGGATGTGAATCTCGAAGATTTCAATTTAGATATAAACAGTATCCCTGAAGAAGAACTGGCCAGAGCTGACGCGTTGTTTGTTAATCATACTTTTGGGGTACCAGCCAATATGGATGAGATACTGAAGAGAACGCGACAGCACCCCATCTACCTCATTGAGGACGTGGCCCAGGCTCTATTTGCCCGGTATAAGAATAAATATGTCGGCCGTTTCGGTGATGCGGTTTTAATTAGCATGTATAAACAAGTACCAAACATTAATGGTGCTATCCTGATATCAGACCTCAATATTGAGAAACTCGGTCACTCCATCATAAGCTGTAATGAACTTGCCCGTTTATTCTGGCTGACCTCAGGACCTCAACAGTATGGGCTAAATTTGATACGTCAGCGGAGGTATCCTTCACTGGAATCAGCGGAATTCCAGCGATTACCGAGATTACGCCGGCCGTCTTCCTTATCATTATCTCTCTTTGCTACCATGCTCCCGGCTCTTCGAGAATCGGTGGAACGAAAAAGAGTTATCTTGGGGCACTACCAGAAGCGAGCCAGCGTAAGCAAGTACGTTATTCCTCAACGAATTGATGTTGCCAATGAACCATCGGGTTTCAATTTCAGCGTCAGGCTCCGCCCCGAAATCGCCCACATTCGCGATGGCCTTCTAACCGCCCTTCGACGGCAAGGTATTTTTATGGACCGTCTCTGGCACGACGCCCCGGTGTCCTTACCCTTTTTCCGTGACTATTTTAAGCATGACTGCCGTAATGCGCAACTTTTGGCGAAGTCGGTAATAAATATGCCGGTTAAAGAGGGCTATCAGGAAAGCGATGTTAATGCTTTATTTGACACATTAGAGGGAGCAATCGAGAGGCTCATCTCATGA
- a CDS encoding class I SAM-dependent methyltransferase: MNAKVSIEKWGHYWRTFRSSLTHQVYLESVAEIIATRIKRSFPGEKKPLLLDIGCGQGQLDVCLAEKTGCQIVAVDIIEEALGVGKRLLEERKLHGQVSLILASVYQLPFPDNSFDIAVSTGSESAAAYYGATEEASRVVAGDGHLFIDFIRMPNLYQPLRSVRSYFQYRKASQKRSRGEETKYFHYGKLGLKKRFENELGLKIQKVCE, from the coding sequence ATGAATGCGAAGGTCAGTATAGAAAAATGGGGACATTACTGGAGAACATTCCGCTCTTCCCTGACACACCAGGTATACCTTGAATCGGTAGCGGAAATAATCGCAACAAGGATTAAGCGCTCCTTCCCTGGAGAGAAAAAACCGCTTCTGCTGGACATTGGCTGCGGCCAGGGCCAACTGGATGTCTGTCTCGCTGAAAAAACGGGATGTCAGATTGTGGCCGTGGACATCATTGAGGAAGCGCTCGGTGTCGGCAAGCGGTTACTTGAGGAGAGAAAACTGCATGGTCAGGTGAGTTTAATCCTGGCCAGCGTCTACCAGCTGCCATTCCCTGACAATTCCTTTGATATAGCTGTTAGTACCGGGAGCGAAAGTGCAGCGGCCTACTACGGTGCTACAGAGGAAGCCAGCCGTGTTGTTGCTGGAGACGGGCACTTATTCATTGACTTTATAAGGATGCCCAACCTGTACCAACCTCTGCGTTCCGTTAGAAGTTATTTCCAGTATAGAAAAGCCAGCCAGAAACGAAGCAGAGGAGAAGAGACCAAGTATTTCCACTATGGTAAACTGGGTCTGAAAAAGAGGTTTGAAAACGAGCTGGGACTGAAAATTCAAAAAGTATGCGAATGA
- a CDS encoding GNAT family N-acetyltransferase gives MKLRHGCKGTPLIKTSNRRGSQMLVEKLSNEEEWEQFIVNAAGGTFYHALQWKRVLEESFSFDTEYLVIRDESGHLVGVCPFALTKKLGFFRILDSLPESDFGGPLVEASKAPAALKALNDYIQEFYPKQGVTYVKIRCPDETTASHFNTKGMTVDTSSGSMNLDLAQSPSDFIWNEVFTQKSGQRTYIRRFEKDGFQNIPARDLSDLEAFYELYYSNMKYIGGAPHPYSFFRLLWDKLYPEYFNIILTAGDGKYIGGEGFFLFPPKKTVYQTYIGLDRKVETQYRTYFYLSWGLIKWCEQNGYKVVSFGGTPSDPTSTNYAQKSKFGGQFNQDYVICLPFDRNRFLVREAALKLGRFIHKRLPSALKSRVQKAGFGI, from the coding sequence ATGAAATTAAGACATGGCTGCAAAGGCACGCCGCTGATAAAGACTTCTAATCGCCGGGGCTCGCAGATGCTGGTTGAGAAACTGAGCAATGAGGAAGAATGGGAACAGTTCATTGTCAATGCTGCTGGAGGAACTTTCTACCACGCCCTCCAATGGAAAAGAGTTCTCGAAGAATCGTTCTCCTTTGACACTGAATATCTGGTAATACGCGATGAATCTGGCCATCTGGTTGGCGTATGCCCTTTTGCCCTGACGAAAAAACTGGGGTTCTTCAGAATTCTGGACTCATTGCCCGAATCAGATTTTGGCGGCCCGCTGGTCGAAGCTTCAAAGGCACCGGCGGCGCTTAAAGCACTCAACGATTACATTCAAGAATTCTACCCCAAACAGGGTGTAACCTACGTTAAAATCAGGTGCCCGGATGAAACCACAGCCAGCCATTTCAATACTAAAGGTATGACCGTTGACACCTCAAGTGGGTCAATGAACCTGGACTTAGCACAAAGCCCTTCGGATTTTATCTGGAACGAGGTCTTTACTCAGAAGAGCGGGCAGCGAACCTATATTCGTCGCTTTGAGAAAGACGGCTTCCAAAATATTCCAGCACGGGACTTATCCGATCTGGAAGCCTTTTATGAACTGTATTATAGCAACATGAAGTACATCGGCGGGGCACCGCATCCATACTCCTTTTTTCGACTGCTCTGGGACAAGCTTTACCCCGAATATTTCAACATCATCCTGACCGCAGGTGATGGGAAGTATATTGGCGGTGAAGGCTTTTTCCTTTTTCCGCCGAAAAAAACCGTCTATCAGACTTACATTGGTCTTGACCGGAAGGTTGAAACCCAGTATCGAACTTATTTCTATTTGAGTTGGGGATTAATCAAATGGTGTGAACAGAACGGGTACAAGGTAGTCAGCTTTGGAGGGACCCCGTCTGACCCCACGTCCACCAACTATGCACAGAAGAGCAAATTTGGAGGTCAATTTAATCAGGACTATGTTATCTGCTTACCGTTTGACCGAAACCGGTTCTTGGTCAGGGAAGCAGCGTTGAAACTGGGCAGATTCATCCACAAAAGGCTGCCATCTGCCCTAAAAAGTAGAGTGCAAAAGGCAGGCTTTGGCATATGA
- a CDS encoding polysaccharide deacetylase family protein — translation MISPARLSDLLSDPRMPYFIPYVKLKQRSKRLSNVDIPDKSPLLIALTFDVEYDFGSSAREVSFDAIGPFLQQLPALAEEWQAAFTLFVQGDIVERYAQLLLNLQPRHEIGLHGYAHELWGKAKWFLPQKPISYDTRKMLLEEGLKAFSTSHLAAPVSFRAPDLVADTDTLQLLEEQGFLVDSSAPSYYGIPPLPARPLGSASTLLSIPITAAPDPRIRTRYLLPFVAYEVFNMAWLAITNDHHLLGYVDEVMSFQINAGTKPHLVFLAHPWEFREWTEKKGYDYCSKDNYELLRRKLQLLKERYQLRYVCLKELAQLLDSKQDG, via the coding sequence ATGATTTCTCCAGCCCGCCTTTCCGACCTGTTATCCGACCCGCGAATGCCCTATTTTATTCCCTACGTGAAGCTAAAGCAGCGGAGTAAAAGGTTATCTAATGTGGATATACCCGACAAATCTCCATTATTGATTGCCTTGACCTTTGATGTTGAATATGATTTTGGCTCCTCAGCAAGAGAAGTATCTTTCGATGCGATTGGGCCATTTCTGCAGCAGTTGCCGGCGTTAGCTGAGGAATGGCAAGCTGCTTTCACCTTGTTTGTGCAGGGTGATATAGTCGAGAGATATGCCCAATTGCTTCTCAATTTACAGCCCAGACATGAGATTGGCTTACACGGCTATGCGCACGAGCTATGGGGTAAAGCGAAATGGTTTCTGCCTCAAAAACCGATTTCCTACGATACCAGGAAAATGTTGCTAGAAGAAGGCTTAAAAGCTTTTTCAACTAGTCATTTAGCGGCGCCAGTTTCTTTTAGAGCACCCGATTTGGTGGCTGATACTGATACGCTGCAACTTTTAGAAGAACAAGGTTTTTTGGTCGACTCTTCAGCACCATCATACTACGGAATACCACCGCTGCCAGCCAGACCTTTAGGCTCAGCCAGTACCCTCTTGAGTATTCCGATTACGGCTGCTCCAGACCCACGCATTCGAACCAGGTATTTATTACCTTTTGTTGCTTATGAGGTATTCAATATGGCATGGCTTGCCATAACCAATGACCACCACCTGCTTGGTTACGTTGATGAAGTCATGTCTTTTCAGATAAATGCTGGAACAAAACCTCATCTGGTGTTTCTGGCACACCCCTGGGAATTCAGGGAATGGACTGAGAAAAAAGGGTATGATTACTGCTCCAAAGATAACTATGAATTGTTGCGTCGTAAACTACAGTTGCTCAAGGAAAGATACCAATTGAGATATGTTTGCCTGAAGGAATTAGCGCAGTTACTGGACAGCAAGCAAGATGGTTAG
- a CDS encoding class I SAM-dependent methyltransferase — protein sequence MNRESLADLIEPCEKARVLDIGCAEGKLIRKLASKIRVGEIYGIEISPKYAEEAHKNSVNIIIGDVDIGLPFKDASFDIVISNQVIEHVNSTDNFIKECYRVLKNRGTCIASTPNLATPHNIFSLILGYQPPATAVSDEIICGNPLDPCNGQQIASYRRHRRIFTTLSLQRLFQFHGFKVEVEKGVGLQPLPLFLSKHFTWARYSQFLTIKVRKPES from the coding sequence ATGAATAGAGAGTCCCTTGCAGATCTAATTGAGCCATGTGAAAAGGCAAGAGTGTTGGACATTGGTTGTGCAGAGGGAAAGCTCATAAGAAAGCTCGCCAGTAAAATAAGAGTTGGTGAAATATACGGAATTGAAATATCTCCTAAATACGCTGAAGAAGCGCATAAAAATAGCGTAAATATAATTATAGGTGATGTCGACATAGGTCTTCCTTTCAAAGATGCTAGTTTCGACATTGTCATCTCAAATCAGGTTATTGAGCATGTAAATAGCACGGATAACTTCATAAAAGAGTGCTACCGGGTTTTGAAAAATAGGGGCACATGTATTGCCTCAACTCCGAATCTAGCGACTCCGCATAATATATTCTCGCTCATCTTGGGCTATCAACCACCCGCTACCGCCGTTAGTGATGAAATAATATGTGGAAATCCGCTGGACCCATGTAATGGTCAGCAGATTGCTTCATATCGAAGGCATCGGAGAATCTTTACCACACTGTCTTTACAAAGGTTATTTCAATTCCACGGCTTTAAAGTTGAGGTAGAGAAAGGGGTTGGTTTACAACCCTTACCTTTATTTCTGTCGAAGCATTTCACGTGGGCCAGGTACTCTCAATTCTTGACCATAAAGGTAAGAAAGCCGGAAAGTTAA